The Salvelinus namaycush isolate Seneca chromosome 1, SaNama_1.0, whole genome shotgun sequence genome has a window encoding:
- the npc1l1 gene encoding NPC1-like intracellular cholesterol transporter 1 isoform X1 translates to MGRPTMSRATALLTLLACLVVLEARHEPGYCAFYEECGKNPTVAGSLLPPIIPCLNYSRARALEGAHYQQLKKVCPMLDRGEGSTTACCSIKQLKSLEMSLMLSKAVLIRCPSCADNFAHLHCINTCSPDQTTTVNVTRTMNVNSSGIIKEAVVGYQAYLSTSFADKSFESCKNVRIPATGGYAIATMCGRYGSALCTAQRWYDFQGDSSNGLAPLDIDFRLIPEGVTEGIPDGVVPYAGRALGCNEMTPTGAEVCSCQDCQASCPVVPSPPPPAEPFTIGGVDGYLVLCVIFLCVLILAFLLFVLSTYLLRKEKGKDSEKGKGKGKGMDKNGNNVSERLIEPWEVTCTDKNSLATQEFLGSGFQAWGTLIASHPLKVLLVSAVVIAAFATGLMHIELTTDPVQLWSAPNSRARMEKDFHDKHFDPFFRTNQLILTAPGRPGHFYDSLLFGKQNFSGIIAKDLILELLELQKKIQNIEFWSNDLNRTASLKDVCFAPLNPSNPKLTDCAVNSLPQYFQNSVDNLNAKVNMTELGLTKEVDWRDHFIYCVNSPLSFKDITDLQLSCMADYGAPVFPFLAVGGYENEGYTTAEALILTFSLNNYPRDSVKFKVALEWEQRFLDIVQEYQKSPGNPFTFAYMAERSLEDEINRTTVEDIPIFMISYAVIFVYIAVALGEYTSFSRILVDSKFLVGLGGILVVGCSVLASMGFYAWIGIPSSLIILQVVPFLVLAVGADNIFIFVLEYQRDARRPGEKREEQIGRVLGNVAPSMLLCSLSESVCFFLGALSTMPAVKSFALYAALAVLMDFVLQMTAFVALLSLDARRQDGNRCELACCVTVKTTAPSKPNEGFLLPVMRKYYAPVLLHPVTRVIVMVVFIFMFISSIYLMFYVTVGLDQELAMPQGSYMLEYFKYLYAYFEVGVPTYFVTTKGFNFSSITGMNATCSSVGCDPFSLTQKIQYATEYPDLSYLAIPANSWVDDFIDWLNPGSKCCRLYSFGPNKGKFCPASESAFLCGQKCMKSPVNGVLRPDMEQFNRFLPDFLGNRPDLQCPKGGLGAYDKAVITDESGEIIATRFMAYHTALTTSKEFTAALKIARELAHNITLSMRAIPGTSPDFEVFPYTVTYVFYEQYLTIVSEGLFNISLCLLPTFVVCCLLLGMDLRSGALNLLTIIMITVDTVGVMTLWGIDYNAVALINLVTAVGISVEFVSHMTRSFAMSIQPTHVERAKEATATMGSAVFAGVAMTNLPGIVVLAFAKAQLIQIFFFRLNLVITLLGMAHGLIFLPVLLSYFGPGVNKAVLLRLQQAKAQALELSSSTKNIYDNIGYEDQENSPNPDTTPPETISEEQLK, encoded by the exons ATGGGTAGACCCACTATGAGCCGTGCCACTGCCCTGCTCACACTCCTGGCCTGTCTG GTTGTCTTAGAGGCCCGTCATGAGCCAGGATACTGTGCCTTCTACGAGGAGTGTGGTAAAAACCCAACGGTGGCGGGATCCCTCCTCCCCCCCATAATCCCCTGCCTCAACTATAGCCGCGCTCGAGCCCTCGAGGGGGCGCACTACCAACAACTCAAAAAG GTGTGCCCCATGCTGGACCGTGGAGAGGGCAGCACCACCGCCTGCTGCTCTATAAAGCAGCTCAAGTCCCTGGAAATGAGCCTGATGCTGTCCAAGGCAGTGCTCATTCGCTGCCCCTCCTGTGCTGACAACTTTGCCCACCTCCACTGCATCAACACCTGCAGCCCTGACCAGACCACAACCGTTAACGTGACACGCACCATGAACGTCAACAGCTCGGGGATTATCAAAGAGGCTGTGGTGGGTTACCAGGCCTACTTGTCCACCTCATTTGCTGACAAATCCTTTGAGTCCTGCAAGAACGTGAGGATTCCCGCCACGGGGGGGTATGCCATCGCTACCATGTGTGGACGCTATGGCTCAGCACTGTGTACGGCTCAGCGCTGGTATGACTTCCAGGGAGACTCCAGTAATGGCCTGGCCCCACTGGACATCGACTTCAGGCTGATTCCAGAAGGGGTCACCGAGGGGATACCCGATGGGGTAGTGCCTTACGCTGGGAGGGCGCTGGGGTGTAACGAGATGACCCCAACAGGGGCAGAGGTTTGCTCCTGCCAGGACTGCCAGGCCTCGTGCCCGGTCGTaccctctcccccaccccccgCAGAACCCTTCACCATCGGAGGGGTGGACGGCTACCTGGTGCTATGTGTGATCTTCCTCTGCGTTCTCATTCTAGCCTTCCTGCTCTTTGTGCTCTCCACCTACCTCCTGAGGAAGGAAAAGGGCAAGGACTCTgagaaagggaaaggaaaggggaaaGGGATGGATAAGAATGGGAACAACGTTAGTGAGAGGCTGATTGAACCGTGGGAGGTGACGTGTACAGACAAGAACAGCCTGGCTACTCAGGAGTTCCTGGGCTCTGGGTTCCAGGCATGGGGCACCCTCATTGCCTCACACCCCCTCAAGGTGCTGCTAGTGTCGGCTGTGGTCATAGCTGCTTTCGCCACAGGACTCATGCACATCGAACTGACCACCGACCCTGTCCAGCTGTGGTCCGCCCCAAACAGCCGCGCCCGTATGGAGAAGGACTTCCACGACAAGCACTTTGACCCATTCTTTAGAACCAACCAGCTGATCCTGACAGCGCCGGGCCGACCTGGTCACTTCTACGACTCGTTGCTGTTCGGGAAGCAGAACTTCAGTGGAATCATTGCCAAAGACCTGATCCTGGAACTTCTAGAGCTGCAGAAGAAGATTCAG AACATTGAGTTCTGGTCGAATGATCTGAACCGTACGGCAAGTCTGAAGGATGTGTGCTTCGCGCCTCTCAACCCCTCCAACCCCAAACTGACCGACTGTGCTGTCAACAGCCTGCCCCAGTACTTCCAGAACAGTGTGGACAACCTCAACGCTAAAGTCAACATGACGGAGCTGGGCTTGACCAAGGAGGTGGACTGGAGAGACCACTTCATCTACTGCGTCAA CTCTCCCCTGTCGTTCAAAGACATCACTGACCTGCAGTTGAGCTGCATGGCTGACTATGGAGCACCAGTCTTCCCCTTCCTCGCAGTGGGAGGATATGAGA ATGAAGGCTACACTACAGCAGAAGCTCTCATCCTGACATTCTCCCTCAATAACTACCCTCGAGACAGCGTTAAGTTCAAGGTGGCCCTGGAGTGGGAGCAGAGGTTCCTGGACATAGTCCAAGAGTACCAGAAGAGTCCAGGCAACCCGTTCACCTTTGCGTACATGGCTGAG AGGTCACTGGAGGATGAGATTAACAGGACGACAGTGGAGGACATCCCCATCTTCATGATTAGCTATGCTGTTATCTTTGTGTACATCGCTGTGGCTCTGGGGGAGTACACCTCCTTCAGTCGAATACTG GTGGATTCGAAGTTCCTGGTTGGTCTGGGTGGTATACTGGTGGTGGGCTGCTCTGTCCTGGCCTCCATGGGTTTCTACGCCTGGATCGGTATCCCCTCCTCTCTGATCATCCTCCAGGTTGTCCCCTTCCTGGTGCTAGCCGTAGGAGCTGACAACATCTTTATCTTCGTTCTGGAgtaccag agggACGCACGGAGGCCAGGCGAGAAGAGGGAGGAGCAGATCGGACGTGTCCTTGGAAATGTAGCTCCCAGCATGCTCCTGTGCTCTCTCTCCGAGTCTGTCTGCTTCTTCCTGG GCGCTCTGAGCACCATGCCTGCTGTCAAGTCCTTTGCTCTGTACGCTGCCCTGGCTGTGCTCATGGACTTCGTGCTGCAGATGACGGCCTTCGTGGCGTTGCTGTCCCTGGACGCCAGACGGCAGGACGGGAACCGCTGCGAGCTGGCCTGCTGCGTCACCGTCAAGACCACGGCCCCCTCCAAACCCAACGAGGGTTTCCTTCTGCCCGTCATGAGGAAATACTATGCCCCCGTCCTCCTCCACCCCGTCACCAGGGTCATAGTG atGGTTGTGTTCATCTTTATGTTCATCTCCTCCATCTACCTGATGTTCTATGTGACAGTGGGCCTGGATCAGGAGCTGGCTATGCCCCAG GGTTCCTACATGTTGGAGTATTTCAAGTACCTGTATGCATACTTTGAGGTGGGCGTCCCGACCTATTTTGTCACAACAAAGGGCTTTAACTTCTCCAGCATAACGGGTATGAATGCAACCTGCTCCAGTGTGGGCTGtgaccccttctctctcactcagaAGATCCAGTACGCCACTGAATACCCTGACCT ATCTTACTTGGCCATCCCAGCAAACTCGTGGGTGGACGACTTCATTGACTGGCTAAACCCTGGATCCAAATGCTGTCGGCTCTATTCCTTCGGTCCTAACAAAGGGAAATTCTGTCCCGCGAGCGAAT CGGCCTTCCTGTGTGGGCAGAAGTGTATGAAGAGTCCCGTTAACGGGGTACTGAGGCCCGACATGGAGCAATTCAACCGCTTCCTACCAGACTTCCTAGGCAACAGGCCCGACCTGCAGTGCCCTAAGGG AGGTCTAGGAGCCTATGACAAGGCTGTGATCACAGACGAGAGTGGAGAAATTATAG CCACCAGGTTCATGGCGTACCACACGGCCCTGACCACCTCCAAGGAGTTCACTGCAGCTCTAAAAATAGCCAGAGAGCTGGCCCACAACATCACCCTCAGCATGAGAGCCATACCTGGCACATCCCCGGACTTTGAGGTCTTCCCCTACAC gGTGACCTATGTGTTCTATGAACAGTACCTGACCATTGTGTCTGAGGGACTGTTTAACATCTCCCTGTGCCTACTGCCAACCTTCGTGGTGTGCTGTCTGCTACTGGGCATGGACCTGCGCTCCGGCGCTCTCAACCTCCTCACCATCATCATGATCACCGTGGATACCGTGGGCGTCATGACACTGTGGGGCATCGACTACAACGCTGTGGCTCTTATCAACCTGGTCACG GCGGTGGGTATCTCTGTGGAGTTTGTATCTCACATGACACGTTCCTTTGCCATGAGCATCCAGCCTACACATGTAGAGAGAGCCAAGGAGGCTACTGCTACTATGGGCAGTGCG GTGTTTGCTGGCGTCGCCATGACGAACCTGCCTGGCATAGTTGTGTTGGCATTTGCCAAAGCCCAGCTCATCCAGATATTCTTCTTCCGTTTAAACCTGGTTATCACTCTGCTGGGCATGGCCCATGGTCTCATATTCCTGCCCGTGCTGCTCAGCTACTtcg GTCCTGGAGTGAATAAGGCAGTGTTGCTACGGCTACAGCAGGCCAAGGCCCAGGCGCTGGAGCTGAGTAGCAGCACCAAGAACATCTATGACAACATCGGCTATGAAGACCAGGAGAACAGCCCCAACCCAGACACCACCCCCCCAGAGACAATCTCTGAGGAACAGCTAAAATAA
- the npc1l1 gene encoding NPC1-like intracellular cholesterol transporter 1 isoform X2 codes for MGRPTMSRATALLTLLACLVVLEARHEPGYCAFYEECGKNPTVAGSLLPPIIPCLNYSRARALEGAHYQQLKKVCPMLDRGEGSTTACCSIKQLKSLEMSLMLSKAVLIRCPSCADNFAHLHCINTCSPDQTTTVNVTRTMNVNSSGIIKEAVVGYQAYLSTSFADKSFESCKNVRIPATGGYAIATMCGRYGSALCTAQRWYDFQGDSSNGLAPLDIDFRLIPEGVTEGIPDGVVPYAGRALGCNEMTPTGAEVCSCQDCQASCPVVPSPPPPAEPFTIGGVDGYLVLCVIFLCVLILAFLLFVLSTYLLRKEKGKDSEKGKGKGKGMDKNGNNVSERLIEPWEVTCTDKNSLATQEFLGSGFQAWGTLIASHPLKVLLVSAVVIAAFATGLMHIELTTDPVQLWSAPNSRARMEKDFHDKHFDPFFRTNQLILTAPGRPGHFYDSLLFGKQNFSGIIAKDLILELLELQKKIQNIEFWSNDLNRTASLKDVCFAPLNPSNPKLTDCAVNSLPQYFQNSVDNLNAKVNMTELGLTKEVDWRDHFIYCVNSPLSFKDITDLQLSCMADYGAPVFPFLAVGGYENEGYTTAEALILTFSLNNYPRDSVKFKVALEWEQRFLDIVQEYQKSPGNPFTFAYMAERSLEDEINRTTVEDIPIFMISYAVIFVYIAVALGEYTSFSRILVDSKFLVGLGGILVVGCSVLASMGFYAWIGIPSSLIILQVVPFLVLAVGADNIFIFVLEYQ; via the exons ATGGGTAGACCCACTATGAGCCGTGCCACTGCCCTGCTCACACTCCTGGCCTGTCTG GTTGTCTTAGAGGCCCGTCATGAGCCAGGATACTGTGCCTTCTACGAGGAGTGTGGTAAAAACCCAACGGTGGCGGGATCCCTCCTCCCCCCCATAATCCCCTGCCTCAACTATAGCCGCGCTCGAGCCCTCGAGGGGGCGCACTACCAACAACTCAAAAAG GTGTGCCCCATGCTGGACCGTGGAGAGGGCAGCACCACCGCCTGCTGCTCTATAAAGCAGCTCAAGTCCCTGGAAATGAGCCTGATGCTGTCCAAGGCAGTGCTCATTCGCTGCCCCTCCTGTGCTGACAACTTTGCCCACCTCCACTGCATCAACACCTGCAGCCCTGACCAGACCACAACCGTTAACGTGACACGCACCATGAACGTCAACAGCTCGGGGATTATCAAAGAGGCTGTGGTGGGTTACCAGGCCTACTTGTCCACCTCATTTGCTGACAAATCCTTTGAGTCCTGCAAGAACGTGAGGATTCCCGCCACGGGGGGGTATGCCATCGCTACCATGTGTGGACGCTATGGCTCAGCACTGTGTACGGCTCAGCGCTGGTATGACTTCCAGGGAGACTCCAGTAATGGCCTGGCCCCACTGGACATCGACTTCAGGCTGATTCCAGAAGGGGTCACCGAGGGGATACCCGATGGGGTAGTGCCTTACGCTGGGAGGGCGCTGGGGTGTAACGAGATGACCCCAACAGGGGCAGAGGTTTGCTCCTGCCAGGACTGCCAGGCCTCGTGCCCGGTCGTaccctctcccccaccccccgCAGAACCCTTCACCATCGGAGGGGTGGACGGCTACCTGGTGCTATGTGTGATCTTCCTCTGCGTTCTCATTCTAGCCTTCCTGCTCTTTGTGCTCTCCACCTACCTCCTGAGGAAGGAAAAGGGCAAGGACTCTgagaaagggaaaggaaaggggaaaGGGATGGATAAGAATGGGAACAACGTTAGTGAGAGGCTGATTGAACCGTGGGAGGTGACGTGTACAGACAAGAACAGCCTGGCTACTCAGGAGTTCCTGGGCTCTGGGTTCCAGGCATGGGGCACCCTCATTGCCTCACACCCCCTCAAGGTGCTGCTAGTGTCGGCTGTGGTCATAGCTGCTTTCGCCACAGGACTCATGCACATCGAACTGACCACCGACCCTGTCCAGCTGTGGTCCGCCCCAAACAGCCGCGCCCGTATGGAGAAGGACTTCCACGACAAGCACTTTGACCCATTCTTTAGAACCAACCAGCTGATCCTGACAGCGCCGGGCCGACCTGGTCACTTCTACGACTCGTTGCTGTTCGGGAAGCAGAACTTCAGTGGAATCATTGCCAAAGACCTGATCCTGGAACTTCTAGAGCTGCAGAAGAAGATTCAG AACATTGAGTTCTGGTCGAATGATCTGAACCGTACGGCAAGTCTGAAGGATGTGTGCTTCGCGCCTCTCAACCCCTCCAACCCCAAACTGACCGACTGTGCTGTCAACAGCCTGCCCCAGTACTTCCAGAACAGTGTGGACAACCTCAACGCTAAAGTCAACATGACGGAGCTGGGCTTGACCAAGGAGGTGGACTGGAGAGACCACTTCATCTACTGCGTCAA CTCTCCCCTGTCGTTCAAAGACATCACTGACCTGCAGTTGAGCTGCATGGCTGACTATGGAGCACCAGTCTTCCCCTTCCTCGCAGTGGGAGGATATGAGA ATGAAGGCTACACTACAGCAGAAGCTCTCATCCTGACATTCTCCCTCAATAACTACCCTCGAGACAGCGTTAAGTTCAAGGTGGCCCTGGAGTGGGAGCAGAGGTTCCTGGACATAGTCCAAGAGTACCAGAAGAGTCCAGGCAACCCGTTCACCTTTGCGTACATGGCTGAG AGGTCACTGGAGGATGAGATTAACAGGACGACAGTGGAGGACATCCCCATCTTCATGATTAGCTATGCTGTTATCTTTGTGTACATCGCTGTGGCTCTGGGGGAGTACACCTCCTTCAGTCGAATACTG GTGGATTCGAAGTTCCTGGTTGGTCTGGGTGGTATACTGGTGGTGGGCTGCTCTGTCCTGGCCTCCATGGGTTTCTACGCCTGGATCGGTATCCCCTCCTCTCTGATCATCCTCCAGGTTGTCCCCTTCCTGGTGCTAGCCGTAGGAGCTGACAACATCTTTATCTTCGTTCTGGAgtaccag taa